The sequence below is a genomic window from Cerasicoccus sp. TK19100.
GTCCGCGCGACGCAACTGGAGCTGTATGATTTGCCGCAGGACTTAAGCGATTCGCTGACCGTTGAGCAGCAGTTTGCCGCGCTCGGCATCCCGCTGACGGACGAGGAAAAGGCCTGGCTGAAAAACAACGGCGAGCTCGACGTGCTGACCGACCTGCTCACGCAGAGCCGCGAGATTGTCAGTGGTTTGCGCAAGGATGCCAATGCCTACTTCGAGGCCTTGCTCGCGACGGATTCCGAGATCCTTACTACGATGCAAGCCACGGAGGATTTCCGCGACTATGCCTCGGAGAACATCCTGTGGATTCCGAGCCGCGACGTGATGTCGGCGCAAGATATTACCTCGTTCCCCAGCTTGGTGGGGACGGCCTTGCATGAATTTACCTCGATCCTGGATGTAATCGTCCGCGGGCCTGTTTTGCGTTCGCTGGTGTTTTTGATCATCGTGTTGGGGTTGGGCGCACTGACCCGATTTTGGGCAAAGTCGACCCATACCGAGCGCCAACTGCCCGCGAGCATTAACAAGATTGGCCGCACCTTGCGGCTCACGGTTTTTGAGGTGTATATCGCCTTTTTGCCGCTGACGTTCCTGCACCTGCTGGCCTGGGTGTTCGATGATCCACAGTTTAATGGCAACCTCGCCGCGGCGCTTGAATACACCGCGACCACGGTGGCCACGGCGACGTTCTTCCTGGTGTTTCTCTACCGGATAACGGGGACGAACGGGCTCGCGCAAAATCACCTGCGTTGGCCGCGCTTCGTCTGCGTGCGGATTAATATGGCGGTGAAACGCTTTTTAGTCCCGGCGCTGCTTTTTGCGTTCTTCTCGATTTTGCTGGATAACTACGCGCAGTTTATCGACACGATTTCGGGTACCCGGATTATGCTGTTGCCGTCGTTCATCCTGTCACTGCTGGCGCTGCATACCATTTTCTCGCCCAAGCATGGCATCCTTTCGCGCGGGGATACGGTGTGGACGCGGACGCCGTCGCTTCGCTGGGGGCTGTATATTTTCTTCATGTGCTGGCAGCTGTTTCTGTGCTCTTTGATTGTGAGCGGCTACATGCTGGGGGCAGTCATGCTGTGGGGACATACGTTCCGCACGCTGTGGATGCTGGCGCTGATCTTTATCATTAAGGGGCTGGTCGAGCTCTACCTGGAGATCCAGCAGTGGCGCGCCCATCAGCAGGAGCGGGAGGAGCTGGCCGCCGGTCAGCTTGGCGCGACGCAGGAGAAGTTTGGCTTCGACCTCGACGACTCAACGCGGCAGGTGATCGGCTTTGTGCAGTGGATGTTTATCCTGCTGGGCGTCAGCGCGATCTGGGCCGACGCCTTTCCCTCGCTGCGCAAGCTCGGCTCGTATCCGCTGATCACTTTTCACGAAGAGCCCTTCCTTACGCTGGGGCAGTCGGGCATGCTTACGCTGTGCATCATCACCACGGTGCTGTTGGCGCGCAGTTTGCCACGGTTATTTGAGATACTCCTGCTACGCCGTATCGCCTCGATCGATCCCGGCAGCCGCCATGCCTTTTCGACGCTCATCGCGTATGTCGTCGTGGTGATCGGCGTCATCTGGGCGAGCCAGATTTTGATGATTGAATGGGGTAATATCCAATGGTTGGTGGCGGCGATTTCGGTGGGGCTGGGCTTTGGCATGCAGGAGATATTTGGCAACCTGGTGGCCGGCATTATCCTGTTATTTGAGCGGCCGATCCGGGTGGGCGACATCATCACTATCGGCAACACCACGGGTAAGGTGACCCGCATCCAAATGCGCGGCACGACGATCATGGAATGGGACCGCCGCGAGCTCATCGTGCCAAACAAGGAATTCGTCACCGGACAGCTGACGAACTGGACGCTCAGCGATACGCTGACACGGCTAACGCTCAATGTTGGCGTGGCTTACGGCAGTGACATCACCCAAGTGAAGGCGCTGCTTTTGGAAGTCGTAAAGAGTGACCCACGTGTTTTGAAAGACCCGGCACCGGCTGCATTTTTCAAGCAGTTTAACGAGAGCTCACTGGACTTCCTGGCCTTTGCTTATCTGGGCACGCTCGATGATCGGCTGGGGGTAACGAGTGATTTGCAGCAGGGCATTTACGAGGCGCTTAATGGTGCCGGTATTAAGATTCCGTTCCCCCAGCGGGACATCCACGTTATCGATATGCCCGCCAAAGATTGGGGCGCGCGAGAGAGCAGTTAAGTTACGATGTTGCTTGCTGTTTAGCGAATATCGGTTAACGATTTATGCACTCTACACAGCAAAATTATCCTAACCCGGAACTGCATTTATTTAATATGGCGGAAAATTATTCTGCTCTTGTTGTCGACGACGAAGGCCACCTGCGCAGCATGCTGCGCGCGCTTCTTAAACGCATGGGCATCACCAATCTCTACGAGGCCAGCAACGGCACGGAGGCTTGTGAAGTTTATAAACAAAAGAGCCCCACGCTCGTCCTGATGGACGTCAATATGCCGGGGATGAATGGTATCGAAACGCTGCAAGAGCTGCGTCGTACCGATCCCAACGCGACCGTGGTGATGATGACCTCCATGACCTCGCGCAAGATGGTCGAGGCGAGCATCGATTCCGGTGCCGCGCACTTCATTCGCAAAGATACCCCGATGAAGGAAATCGAGAGCATTCTGCGTGACATACTTGCTTCCTGTGAAGGGACCTCATCATGAGTGACGGGTCACTTGCTCCCAGCCAAAAGCTATACTCGCTGAAAGAACTTTGCGCGGGCGTGGAGAACGAGCGCCGTAATTCGGCGTTTGCCGATGAGCAAGTCGACCAGCTTGAAATCAATCGCCTGTTTACCGCGCGGCGCGGTCGGGCCAAGGCGCGTCCTGTGCCGCCGGCATATCGGGAAGAGCCGCTTGAGGCCGAGGCGGCCAAAATGTTGGACGACGCCATTAGCGCCAAAGATGTCATGGCGCTGGACCGCCTGGTCAGCGAAGGCATCATCAATAAGAACATCGCTTCGCGCAAGTGGAGCGAGGCCATCGATTTCCCTTACGTCGATCCTTTTCAAAGCATCGTTACGCCGGATGCCGTAGCGAGCATCCCGAGCGAAATTGCCGAGAAGGCGATGGCCTTGCCGCTGTATGTTTTCGACAACGTGCTGACGGTCGCCATGGCCACGCCGCAAGACGAGTCGCTGGTCAGACGCATTGCCGCGATCTGCGATCTGGAGATCAGCCCGGTGTTCTCGCTGCCCACGGATATCAAGGCGGGCATTGCCATCCACTTTGCGCCCAACGAAAGCATCGAGCAAAGCATCGAAGCCTTTGAAAATGTCCACGGCAACATCGAGCACGCGCTCGAAAGCATGGGTGAACTGGAGATGGCCGATGCCAAGCCGATCAGCGCCATTCTTGACGCCGTGCTGCACCTGGCCATCCGCGAGCGCGCGTCGGATATCCACTTGGAACCTTTCGAGATCGGGGTGCGTATTCGCTTCCGCGTGGATGGTAAGCTGCACGAGGTTCGCTACTATTCACATGCGGTGCACCGCGCCGTGGCTGCACGTTTGCGCGTGCTGTGTAAGGTGAACGTAGCCGAATCACGCTTCCCGCAGGACGGGCGCTTCTCGATGCCGTTGGGCACGGGCACGGCGAACTTCCGCGTGTCGATCCGCCCCGTCGCTAGAGGAAGTAACGTTGTTATCCGTATCCTTGGAGGCACCGGTCGGCGCAAGCTGATGAGCCTGGAAAGCATGTTAATTTCCTCGGACATTATCACGCCGTACAAGCAAGTTGTTCAAAGCCCGAATGGCCTGATCTTTGTCACCGGCCCAACTGGATCGGGTAAGACTTCGCTACTTTATGCCTCGTTGGAGAGCATCAACAACGGCGAGATTAACATCACCACGATCGAGGACCCGATCGAAGTGGAGATACCGGGCATTGCGCAAAGCCAGGTCAACAGCCATATCGATCTCAGCTTCCCGCTCCTCTTGCGCTCCATGCTGCGACAGGACCCGGACGTGATTCTCGTTGGTGAAATCCGTGACCTCGAAACTGCCCGTATCGCCACCGAGGCCGCGCTGACCGGGCACCTGGTTTTTGCAACGCTGCACACGAATAACGCCATCCAGGCCGTGGTGCGCCTGATTGAGATCGGAATCGAGCCATACATGGTGGCACCGTCGATCAATGCGGTGGTTGCTCAGCGCCTGGCCCCGCGCCTGAACCCGCGCTTCCGCGAGCCTTACGTGCCTTCTTCCACCGTGCTAAATGAGTTCTTCAACGATTGGGAGCAGGTGCAGGACTTCACCTTCTACCGTCCGCGCAACGACGACGATGGCCTGCGTTTTGGCTTCCAGGGGCGCATTGCTTTTCACGAAATCGCAATCGTCAATGATCGCATGCGTTCGCTAATTGGTGCCAACGCTGGCGTGATGGAGCTTCGTGAGGCCGCCGAAGAAATGGGCTACCGCCCGCTGCGCTACGATGGCCTCAAGAAAGCTTTACTTGGCCTGACTACGATCGAGGAAATTGCCCGCGCCACTCCGCAAGAGTGGGAGTCGAAGTAGGCGTTGAGAAGGAAAAAGGAAAAAGATTAAAGGAAAAAGTTGAATCAGGAATGCGAAAATTTATCGCGTCCATTACTTACTTTGCTGGCAAAAAAACGAACCAAACTAGCTGGACTTTTTCCTTTAATCTTTTTCCTTTTTTCTTCGCCCTACACATACCTCGGGAACTCCGCGATGAAGCGGCTGCCTTTGCGGTCGGTGCGGTTTTCTGCGTAAACATTGCCGCCCATTTCTTCGATCATCAGCTTGACGATCGATAGGCCCAGGCCGGTGGAGCTTTCGCCGCCGGTGGGCACGGCGCTGCCGCGTGAGAATCGGCCAAAGAGTTTGCTCAAGTCCGTATCGGTCAGGCCGGGGCCTTCGTCTTGCACGATGACTTGGAGCATGTTGTTCGCCTTTTCATACTCCAGCAGCACGAGGATCTCGCCACCGTTGGAGGTGTACTTAACGGCGTTGTTGATGAGGTTATCGAGGATTTCCCGAACACGGCCCAGATCGCCATGGGTGGTCGGCGATTCGACGTGGTTCGCGTATTTGAGATTTAGATTCTTTTTCTTGGCGGCGAGGGTGTTGAATTCCACGACATCCTTCAGCACGTCGTTTAACTGGACCGTTTCGCTTTCGCCAGGCTCCACGCCACTGTCGAGCGCTTCGACATCGAGCAGCTCCATGACAAGCTCCAACATGTGGTCGGATGCGCTGCGAATGGTTTCGAGGCTTTCGATTTGGTCGGTGCGCAGGGGGTCCTCGCCAGGCATGGCTTCGAGGTCTTCCTTCATCATTTCCGCGAGGCCGCGGATGCTCCCCAGCGGGTTTTTAAGGTCGTGCGCGGCGATGCCGAGAAACTCTGACTTGCGCTCGTTGGCCTCTTCCGCGCGAGCTTTGGCAAATTCCGCTTGTGCCTTGGCACGGTCCGCCTGGCTCTTGGCGAGGATGATTTGTTCTTCGATCTTACGGCGTTTGCGGATCTGAGTTTTGAGCGAGAAAATCCATGCGATGGTTAAGCCAATGACAACGAGCATCGCGACGCCGATTTTGCCAAAGATCAGGTATTTTACCTCCTGATAGCGGACGGCGATCCATTCCTGTTCCAGGTTGTTGCGCTTCTCCGGGCTGACGTTGGCCAGGACCTTGTCGATGATGCCAATGAGCATGGGGTCAGTCGATGCCATGCTGAGGCCGATGCGGTTAAAGGGCGTGGGCGCAGCGATTTGGACGTTGTCGAAATTTTCCGAGCGGATCAGGTAGCTGATGATGGCCAGGTTACCAATGTAGGCAAAGGCTTCACCGTGCGAGACTGCGTAGAGGGCTTCGCGGCGGGTCGGGTAGGTGACGAGTTTGAGCTCGGGGTAGTCGTTGCGCAGCAGGTCCTCTTCGAAAAAGCCTTCCACGACGGCCACTTTCTTGCCGATCAAGTTACGCATGGAGCCGACGAAATGCGCGTCATCCCGCGTGGCGATCACCGAGGGGAAGACCGCATAGGGCGTCGAGAAGTAAAACTTGTCGCGACGTTGCTGGGTTGCCACGGCACCGGACATCAGGTCGATCTTGCCTTCGCTGGCCTCGGTCATGAGGTTCTGCCAAAGGTTGCTGTGGCGGATATCAAATTTAATGCCGGTCTCTTCGGAAATCAGGTCCAGATAGGCGATGGCCAGACCGACGACTTTACCGTCCGCATTCTCGTATTCAAATGGCGGAAAGTAGTTGTCCGCCCCCACGGTGAGTGTCGGGTGTTTTTTGATCCACTCCAGCTCCTCGTGGGTAAAGACAACAGGCTGCGGGCTGTTGCTGACCTCCGCAAGGGGGTCGATGTTGGTGTCCTGCGCAGCCACCCGACAAGCCATCAAGGCTATGCAGGTCAACAAGCATAATAGGTTGTTGATGTTAAGATGTTTAAACAATCCAGACTACATAACGGACTTTATGTGAATTTGTTTAGTCAAATATTCAAATAATTACACATGCTCAAATGATCAATTTGCCCATGCCTTTATTGGTTTTTAAGTGCTGGTGTGAGGCTGTGCCTGATCGCTTTTTCCAGTCACCAACGTAAAAAAGCATGCCTTTATGGGACATGCTCAAGTATTGGGGATGGTTCTCCTTCGGCTGGATTTGCTGCGTCGATTCTTAGCGTGAGCGGCGACGATATATGGCCAGTGTCAAGCAGGCCAAACCGGCCAGCATGGCGTAAGTTTGCGGTTCGGGTACGGCGGCAATGATTACCGGATCGACGGTAGAACCGCTGCTACTGCTGTTGAAGGTGAAGCTGGTAACGGATTCACCCAGGGCGACGCCGAAGTCAGAGAAATCAATGCCCACACCCATGATGTTTTGGGTGATGGTTGGTGACCCCAGGGTGGCGCTAAGGGTCAGCAATTGTGTCAAGTTGCCCGGCGTGCTGGACAGTGACAAAACGTCGTCGTTGAAAGTATTCGCGCCGCTGTCGCCATAGTCGCTGGAGTTAACGGTCAACTGGACACCGTTGATGCGTATTTCGAACCCGTCGGCCCCAGATGAATTGATCTCGTAAAAGAACATATCCGGGCCGTCGATATTAACAACTGGTGATTTGAAAATGGCCGCGACACTGTCATTCGTGATGGTGGGGTTGATGATGCCTGTGTCCCCGCGCCAATCGGTTTCAAGGAAATCCCGACGCTGCTGTTCAGTCGGGTTGGAGGGGCCGCCATCATTTTGCAAGAGGACCGAAGAGCTGGCCCCCGCGAATGCCGTCAGCTCGATTTGTGTGAGCTCGCTAGTCGAATAGGTTTTGCCGTTTAGCGTGACTGAGTCGAGCACCGAGCTGGTAAAAGTGCCGTAGTTATTGGGATCGTCACCTTGAGTGCCGAGGGGGGTGAATGCAGCCTGAGCCGAGCAGGCTACCGAAATGGTTAGTAAGAAGTGGGGGTATAAACGCATAATCTTATGGGAGATATTTATAATGCAAATACTGCTGGGAGGTCAAGCCGAGAGGGATTTCTATCTAAGGCTTTCCTTCGGTTTAATTGCTGGCGATTGCCTCAAATGATTGCGACGCAACAAAGCTGCACAGGTATTTTGATCTTCCGTTTCTTTTCATTAAAGAAGTCGGGGAAGGCGGGCGCTTCTAATCCACAGTGCTTGGTAAGATGGCAGCGTGTTCTTCATTTTAAGGGGCGTCATGAAGTTAGGCTTTTCACCGACGGGTTGTTGGGGAATGATCATGGCGAAACTTTGAAAATACCCCAATGGCCAAGCCCAATGATCAAGCGAAAGCGCCGACGTTGAAAAGCATTGCTCATGCATTGGGTATGTCGGTTTCCGGCGTATCCATTGCGCTGCGCAACGATCCATCGATTCCCCAGCATACGCGCGATCGCGTACAGCGAGAGGCGGCGCGGCAGGGCTACCGGCGTAATCCACTGGTGTCGGCTTTTTGCGCGAACCGCCGGCCCCGTGAAACGAACAAGCTGACAACCTTGGCCTACCTGCGTTATGGTGCGACGAAGTTTGCGAAGGACCCGCACTCGACCAATAAGCAGTTCTTTGAGGGAGCGGTGGCGGGCGCTGAGGCACTCGGCTATCAAGTCGATGTTTTTGATCCGGTCAACCAAGGCATCGATATGCAGCGCCTGGACGATATCTTATACGCACGGGGCATCCGGGGCTTGCTCATCGGCTCGCCATTTCCGCCAAGTGACTGCATGAATCTGCGTTGGGAGCGCTATGCGGTGGTCAGCCTGGGGCAGGGGATGGTTGGACCGGAAATTCATAATGTCTCCAGCGATAATTTCGAAACGTTGGTCAGGGTTTTTCATTCTCTGGAGCGCATGGGCTACTCTCGCCCGGGGATGATTCTGGACGACGCCTTTGATGCCCGGGTGAACCACCACTGGAGCGCGGCTTGTCATTCACTGCGCGAGCAGCGCGGGGACGCGTTTCCCAGCGTGCTTTATCAGCGAGTCAAGGAACTGGACTACGAGGCGATTGTCGATTGGGCCAACCGCAAGCAAGTGGATGTCATCATGGGGAACCGCCATGATTTAATTCCGGGTTTGCGGCAGCGCGGGCTGAAGATACCGGAAGAGATCGGCTTCGTGGCGATGCAAGGCGTCCACCTGGACTCCCGTATCGCCAGCGTGCAGCGAAACGCACGGAAAATTGGCGAGATCGCGGCCGAATTATTGGTGGATGAACTGCATCGCAATCAGCGCGGTATTCCCGAGCTGGCAAAGCGGGTTCGGGTGCTTGGAGGGCTGGCACCGGCCGCCAGTTTGCCAGAGCGGTAAACCAGTATTCGTGAGCTGATTCACTTCTCGCAGCATTCGTTTACGAGCTGGGGTCTGGGATTAGCGATGGCTTAATCGGCAATCAAATCGCCGGTCGCTTTGTCCTACTAAACCATTTCAGTAATGGATGCATTGATTGGGTAGATCCGGCTGCATAGGTTGTGGCGAAATTCACCCTAATCCAATTCTACCGACAATGAAATTTACCCTTTCGCCCCAATTTGCTATCGCTGGCGCAGCCTGCCTTTTGATCGGAACCCTCAGCGCACCGGCAGCGGTGGTTGTCTGGAATGGCTCGATCAGTGACGACTGGTCCACTGCCGATAACTGGTCTCCCTCGGGCGTGCCCGGCAGCTCGGACCAAGCGGTCATTAACAATGGTGACTCAGTTAACCAAAACGGTAGCATTACGCTGAATGATGTTAACGGCACCTCCGACGATGGCCTCCAGCTGACTAGCGGTACCCTCTATGTGACCGGTGATTTTACCTCCTTCACCAGTGGCGGTTCAAACAGCAGCCCCATTAACAACGTAGGCGTTGATGGGGGTGCGACGACAGCCTCGCTGACGGTCGATGGAACCTTGAGCATTGGTAACACCAAGAACACTTCGGGCTCGGCATCCAGTTTGAATATTTTCTCGGGTAGCTCAGTCGTGACCAATATTTTCCAAGGCCGCCATGCTGGTAGCAGTAGCTCTGACAATACCGGTGGCTGGAACCTCAACGTGACTGGCGGTTCGATGTTCGCGAGCACGTTTTCCTGGTCGACGGTGGCGGCCTCCGATCCCGACCCCCGAGGCGTTATCACGCTCGGTTCCACGAGTTCAGCGGAGGGCGGTAGCTTGACGGTTACCACCATGTCGGCCGACTGGGACGATCGCTCAAATCAGTATGTTCTCTTTAACGATGAACTCGGTTCGCTGACCTTCGGCAAAACGAACTACGAGAACATCGCTGACGTGGAGAACCTGCTTTTCAATGACTTTATCCGCAAGGACGCATCGATCACCAATCCTTTCGAAGTCACCGATAATGGCGACAGCTGGACGGTGTCCATCGTTCCCGAGCCGTCGACTTACGCGCTGATCTTTGGTGGGTTGGTTTTGCCGCTACTGGCACTGCGCCGTAGGCGCTAAAACTTTTTGGGAAAGCACAAGCGTGTAACGTTTGTTGGTCACTCAATCAAAGAGACGCTTGCGGGGTTGAGTCTCCCCCGACATCAGGGTTCCGATAGGGTAAGCAATCCTGGTGATGGCCCAGCTCCGCAAGCCCTTTGATTTGAACAAAGCCAATGACATCGCTCGCGAATAAGCACGCATGCTTATTTTATTGAGCGCAAGTAGCTATGCTCGAATTGACTTTGTCGTATATAACTTTGCAATGCAAAGTTTACTGCGCGCGCTAGTCCGCTTTGGCGTGCTGCTTCCGGCGACGAATATAGAGAACGGCACCGATCATGGTAAAGCCAGCTATGGCCAAGTAGGTCGATGGCTCCGGAATGGCGGACGGCGAGTAATCGTAGGTAAGGGTCACACTGGATCCCGGATCGATGGTGACGAGCGCCGTGCTAATGCCCGAAAGACTGAAGGTGCCCAAAAATCCGGTGCCGAGATCGCCCCACGTCAGGGTAAAGGGACTACCGCCGGTAATAGTGGCCAGAATGGCTGGATCGTAACTAACGCCAGCGTCTGCGGGCAGAAAGGTGATGCTTTGTGCGAGGTTGCCGGTGGATGCTGACACAGGCGAGTTGGGCCCATTGCCGCCGCCAAATCCACCGCCATTACCGTTGTAACCAAAGGTGTCGACTGAGTAGCTGCCGGAGAGGCTGGCACCAATGCTGCCGCCGCTGGCACCCGTGGTTGCGTTGGTCGTTAGCGTGTAACTCCAGGCAATGGTAAAGGAATTTAGTGTGCCTAGCCCGCTGTCGAAGGGGTTAAAAACCGCCGATACATTGTTGACGTTTTGAACAAACGGTGAGGAACCGGGGGTTCCGTTAAACAGAGTCGTATCGAAATTTTCGCTTTGGACGACAAGCGCGGCGTTGGACAAAGCAGGCATGCAGAGTAGAGCCGCGAGAGAAAATTTTGATGTCATATAAGTCTAGTAGTAGGATTTATTAATCTGGTATCCGATGCAAATTTCCCGGTCAAGCACGATGTTTGAAGGTAATGATGATTCTTTCGAAGGGGCGTGGTTATCGCTTTGGTTAATGAGTGTTTTCAACTGAGCTATACCGACAAAATACAGTCGCGACTGTGTCCTGGCTACAGGATGTCTGCTGCTAATTCTGCTGATTCAAACTCAGGAATTAGCAGTGCTGAATGGATACCCAAAATGGGCCGTTTCAGCAATAATTCTGGGAGGAAGGAGCGGGGGTGACCGGCCTATTGCCAGAGCGGTCATCACCGTAGCCATCGCCCACTCTCCAGAGGGTGACAGGCCAGCAACCCTGTTGCTTTCCTCGGATTCGCACGCCTGATAACCCCTTATTCGCCATCGCCCATGAAATTATTTCCGCACCATCTATCCAATGCGTCGCCGACGCCTAAGAAAGGCCTCGCATGTGGGGCTTAGCATATACCGTTGCCACGTGCCTGCTGGATATCCTGACTGAGCTGCGGTTTTTCTTTAAATATCGGCTGCGGGAATACCCGATTGATGTTCTGTGCTTCCTCCAGTACCACGCGACGGCCGTCGACCAATGGGTAAAAAGCCGTGGCGTGGCACGTCGGGTCAAGCAGGAGGAGCGGCGCCACAAGCTGTCTCAGATCATGTCGCTGTTTGATTATTAGGGAGTGTTTTGGAGCCTGCTTATACTAAAAATAAGTCCGGCAGCTCGGCCCACTCGGCGTCGGGGTCTGCCGTGATGCGGGCTATCTTTTCGTCGAAAGCAGTCCATTGTGCTTCGGTGCAAAGTTCGTAGCTGTGACCCCAAAAGTAGAAAACACCACAGTCGGATGCCTTAGCCTGCTCATAGCGTTCCCAGAATTGCTCGTTGTGGAAATGGCAGTCGGCAGCGAAAAACATCGCGTCGTCGACGGGCCAGCAGGGGGTGGCGTTTTTGGTGGTGCGCGCGTAGCAATGCCCGGCTTCGCGGACGACGTCCGCCGTGGCCGCATCGCAGTCTCCAAAGGGATAAACAAAGCCATGCACCGGCTGCTGAAACCAGTCCTGCAAAATCTTGCGGGCGTCGACCACTTCAGCGCGCCAGTCATCTAGGGCAATGCGGGTT
It includes:
- a CDS encoding PEP-CTERM sorting domain-containing protein (PEP-CTERM proteins occur, often in large numbers, in the proteomes of bacteria that also encode an exosortase, a predicted intramembrane cysteine proteinase. The presence of a PEP-CTERM domain at a protein's C-terminus predicts cleavage within the sorting domain, followed by covalent anchoring to some some component of the (usually Gram-negative) cell surface. Many PEP-CTERM proteins exhibit an unusual sequence composition that includes large numbers of potential glycosylation sites. Expression of one such protein has been shown restore the ability of a bacterium to form floc, a type of biofilm.), which translates into the protein MKFTLSPQFAIAGAACLLIGTLSAPAAVVVWNGSISDDWSTADNWSPSGVPGSSDQAVINNGDSVNQNGSITLNDVNGTSDDGLQLTSGTLYVTGDFTSFTSGGSNSSPINNVGVDGGATTASLTVDGTLSIGNTKNTSGSASSLNIFSGSSVVTNIFQGRHAGSSSSDNTGGWNLNVTGGSMFASTFSWSTVAASDPDPRGVITLGSTSSAEGGSLTVTTMSADWDDRSNQYVLFNDELGSLTFGKTNYENIADVENLLFNDFIRKDASITNPFEVTDNGDSWTVSIVPEPSTYALIFGGLVLPLLALRRRR
- a CDS encoding PEP-CTERM sorting domain-containing protein, which codes for MPALSNAALVVQSENFDTTLFNGTPGSSPFVQNVNNVSAVFNPFDSGLGTLNSFTIAWSYTLTTNATTGASGGSIGASLSGSYSVDTFGYNGNGGGFGGGNGPNSPVSASTGNLAQSITFLPADAGVSYDPAILATITGGSPFTLTWGDLGTGFLGTFSLSGISTALVTIDPGSSVTLTYDYSPSAIPEPSTYLAIAGFTMIGAVLYIRRRKQHAKAD
- a CDS encoding polysaccharide deacetylase family protein codes for the protein MKVIQCWDDGVNDDIRLIEILRKHGARASFNLNPQTHHAERHGGHSEKWNKTIQRLAKGELAEVYAGFTIANHSMSHPWPTRIALDDWRAEVVDARKILQDWFQQPVHGFVYPFGDCDAATADVVREAGHCYARTTKNATPCWPVDDAMFFAADCHFHNEQFWERYEQAKASDCGVFYFWGHSYELCTEAQWTAFDEKIARITADPDAEWAELPDLFLV